One genomic window of Brevundimonas vesicularis includes the following:
- the rpsT gene encoding 30S ribosomal protein S20 codes for MANNPGARKAIRKIEARTEVNKARRSRVRTYLRKFQEALAGGDAAVAKTAFIEAQSELMRAVSKGVVHKNTGSRKVSRLAAQLKKLSAA; via the coding sequence ATGGCCAACAACCCCGGCGCCCGCAAGGCGATCCGCAAGATCGAAGCGCGTACCGAAGTGAACAAGGCGCGCCGTTCGCGCGTCCGCACCTATCTGCGCAAGTTCCAGGAAGCTCTGGCCGGCGGCGACGCCGCCGTCGCCAAGACCGCCTTCATCGAGGCTCAGTCCGAGCTGATGCGCGCCGTGTCCAAGGGCGTCGTCCACAAGAACACCGGCTCGCGCAAGGTCTCGCGCCTGGCCGCCCAGCTGAAGAAGCTGTCGGCCG